The following nucleotide sequence is from Dyella sp. BiH032.
CGGCTTCAACAGCGCCTACGTCGTGCACGAAGGGCAGAGCGCCCTGGTGCTGCAGTTCGGCCGCATCGTGCGCACGGGCGACACCCCGGGCCTGCACTTCAAGGCGCCGCTGATCCAGCAGGCCATCCTGTTCGACAACCGCATCCTCACCCTGGAGGCGCAGCCGGAGCGCTATTTCACCTCCGAGAAGAAGAGCGTCAACGTCGACTTCTACGTGAAGTGGCGCATCGCCGACAACGCGGTCTACTACCGCGCCACCGCCGGTGCCGAGCTGCAGGCCGCCAACCGCCTGTCGCCGATCGTGAAGGACGCACTGCGCTTCGAGTTCAATGCGCGCACCCTGCAGGAATTGATCGCCGGCGGCCGCAAGGACATCACCGAGCGCGTGCGCAAGCAGACCGACAACGCCGCGCGCAAGAGCCTCGGTATCGCCGTGGTCGACGTGCGCATCAAGCGCATCGACCTGCCGGACGAAGTGAGCGAATCGGTCTACAAGCGCATGCGCGCCGAGCGCTCGCAGCTGGCCAACGAATTGCGCTACACCGGCCAGCAGGCCGCCGACACCATCCAGGCCGACGCCGACCGCCAGCGCCAGGTGATCCTGGCCGATGCCGAGCGCGATGCCGCCAAGACCCGCGGCGAGGGCGACGCCCAGGCCGCGGCCATCTACGCGCAGGCCTATGGGCAGGATCCGGAATTCTTCGCCTTCTATCGCAGCCTCGGCGCTTACCGCACCTCGTTCCAGGACGGCAAGGGCGTGCTGGTGCTGAAGCCGGATTCGGAGTTCCTGAAGTACTTCAACGACGGCGCGAGCAAGCGCTGAGGCCGGGCCGTGCATGCCGCATGACCTGGCCGCCGCGCTGTGCCTCGTGCTGGTGATCGAGGGACTGGTGCTGTTCGCCTCGCCGCGCGGTTGGCAGTCGCTGGCGCGCG
It contains:
- the hflC gene encoding protease modulator HflC, encoding MKFLAGVIVALAVLLGFNSAYVVHEGQSALVLQFGRIVRTGDTPGLHFKAPLIQQAILFDNRILTLEAQPERYFTSEKKSVNVDFYVKWRIADNAVYYRATAGAELQAANRLSPIVKDALRFEFNARTLQELIAGGRKDITERVRKQTDNAARKSLGIAVVDVRIKRIDLPDEVSESVYKRMRAERSQLANELRYTGQQAADTIQADADRQRQVILADAERDAAKTRGEGDAQAAAIYAQAYGQDPEFFAFYRSLGAYRTSFQDGKGVLVLKPDSEFLKYFNDGASKR
- a CDS encoding DUF2065 domain-containing protein; its protein translation is MPHDLAAALCLVLVIEGLVLFASPRGWQSLAREALKMEPRRLRIFGAVAMAAGLLFLRLVH